A region of Magnetococcales bacterium DNA encodes the following proteins:
- a CDS encoding HD domain-containing protein: MGFDLFEDEHAVLEHSKKILKKEDASPQELRDGLENLLEGYQALFKGNKRMMRVSDRNEKKLKDAHSRIQSHQDELAKVHQALELHAETLEERVVERTAALALSQRKLEKLVELGIGLTAETNTDRLMERILAGGREIANAARATLFIRTEDDFLTFAYRSDSDKLPDTRLPLYDQQTGEPIHHFVSTHVALTGETVHLDDVYGDTGNFDLVGTRQFDAASGYRTESMLTVALQSRHGESLGVLQLLNALDPESGEVTVFDSELIGFVEALASQGAMALDNLKLMKDQEKLFEAIIQVLASAIDAKSPYTGGHCERVPELGKLLAQSICDIDEGPFADFSMTEDEWKAFYLAGWLHDCGKVTTPEYVVDKATKLETIYNRIHEIRMRFEVLRRDAEIEYLKEIAKRPSERDALEQQRDERFAELEEEFAFVATSNQGGEFMDPSRIERLNQIANRSWLRHFDDRLGLSIAELKRLDGIAPAPLPAVEKLIADKPQHVIPRSESPLSYKPWEWGFKVEIPKNLYDYGEMRNLSISRGTLTEEERFKINEHTIQTIIMLGQLPFPHILSGVAEMAGSHHETMMGSGYPKKLNREDMSVQARILAIADIFEALTAADRPYKPPKTLSQSLKIMGFMRNDGHIDPDLFDLFLRSGAWQEYAERYLKPQQIDSVDIEQFLSKPKRP, translated from the coding sequence ATGGGTTTTGACCTGTTCGAAGATGAACACGCCGTTTTGGAGCACTCGAAGAAAATCCTGAAAAAAGAGGACGCCTCTCCCCAAGAGTTGCGGGATGGACTGGAAAATCTCCTCGAAGGTTATCAGGCTCTGTTCAAGGGCAACAAAAGAATGATGCGGGTGAGCGACCGCAACGAAAAAAAACTGAAGGATGCCCACTCCCGCATTCAGTCCCACCAGGATGAATTGGCCAAAGTGCATCAGGCGCTGGAGCTTCATGCCGAAACCCTGGAGGAAAGGGTGGTGGAACGCACAGCAGCCCTGGCACTATCCCAGCGAAAGCTGGAAAAGCTGGTGGAGCTGGGCATAGGCCTCACCGCCGAAACCAACACCGATCGCCTGATGGAGCGTATCCTCGCCGGTGGTCGGGAAATCGCCAACGCCGCCCGGGCCACCCTGTTTATCCGCACGGAAGATGACTTTTTGACTTTTGCCTACCGTTCGGATTCGGACAAACTTCCTGATACACGCCTGCCCCTCTACGACCAGCAGACTGGTGAACCGATCCATCACTTTGTCTCCACCCATGTGGCTTTGACCGGGGAAACGGTCCACTTGGATGATGTCTATGGAGACACTGGCAATTTTGATCTGGTGGGCACCCGGCAATTTGACGCCGCCTCCGGCTATCGCACGGAATCCATGTTGACGGTGGCATTGCAGTCTCGCCATGGGGAATCATTGGGGGTCTTGCAACTGCTCAATGCACTGGATCCCGAGAGTGGCGAGGTCACCGTCTTTGACTCTGAGTTGATCGGCTTTGTGGAGGCCCTCGCTTCCCAGGGCGCCATGGCGTTGGACAATTTGAAACTGATGAAAGACCAGGAAAAACTGTTCGAAGCGATCATTCAGGTTCTTGCCAGCGCCATTGATGCCAAATCACCCTATACGGGTGGTCACTGTGAACGCGTCCCCGAACTCGGAAAACTGTTGGCCCAAAGCATCTGTGATATCGACGAAGGCCCCTTTGCCGACTTTTCCATGACGGAAGATGAATGGAAAGCTTTTTACCTGGCTGGCTGGCTGCACGACTGCGGTAAGGTCACAACCCCGGAATATGTGGTGGACAAAGCCACCAAATTGGAAACCATCTACAATCGCATCCACGAGATTCGCATGCGCTTCGAGGTGTTGCGCCGGGATGCGGAGATCGAATACCTGAAGGAAATCGCCAAGCGGCCCAGCGAACGGGATGCCTTGGAACAGCAGCGGGATGAACGATTCGCCGAACTTGAGGAAGAATTTGCATTTGTGGCCACGAGCAATCAAGGCGGCGAATTCATGGATCCCTCCCGTATTGAGCGGCTCAATCAGATCGCCAACCGAAGCTGGCTGCGGCATTTCGATGACCGCTTGGGCTTATCCATCGCTGAACTCAAAAGGCTTGATGGCATTGCACCGGCCCCACTGCCAGCGGTGGAAAAACTGATTGCCGACAAACCCCAACATGTCATCCCTCGTTCGGAAAGCCCGCTTTCCTACAAACCATGGGAGTGGGGTTTTAAGGTGGAAATCCCGAAAAATCTCTATGATTACGGAGAGATGCGCAACCTTTCCATCAGTCGGGGCACGCTCACTGAAGAGGAACGGTTCAAGATCAACGAACACACCATCCAAACCATCATCATGTTGGGCCAACTTCCATTCCCGCACATTCTGTCCGGAGTTGCGGAAATGGCCGGATCCCATCACGAAACCATGATGGGTTCCGGTTATCCAAAAAAATTGAACCGGGAAGATATGTCCGTTCAAGCCCGTATTTTGGCCATTGCCGATATTTTTGAGGCACTGACTGCCGCTGACCGGCCCTACAAACCCCCCAAAACCCTCAGTCAATCCCTGAAAATCATGGGATTCATGAGAAATGACGGTCACATCGATCCGGATCTGTTCGACCTGTTTCTCAGGTCGGGTGCCTGGCAGGAATACGCCGAACGCTATTTAAAACCCCAACAGATCGATTCTGTCGACATCGAGCAATTTCTCAGCAAACCAAAGAGGCCTTGA
- a CDS encoding efflux RND transporter permease subunit translates to MATPMIGLIGPAGIIVPNAMRLVDFIHGEVARRLAFEKAAILAGAVPTRPIVLTALAAMIGMFFIVDDPIFSGLAIALIFGLFVATILTLWIIPLLYFILARPVEKARGTTSG, encoded by the coding sequence ATGGCCACACCCATGATTGGCCTGATCGGGCCAGCGGGTATCATTGTGCCCAACGCCATGCGCCTGGTAGATTTTATCCATGGTGAAGTTGCCAGGAGGCTCGCTTTTGAAAAAGCGGCCATTCTCGCTGGAGCGGTGCCCACCAGGCCCATTGTGTTGACAGCCCTTGCAGCCATGATCGGGATGTTCTTCATTGTCGATGATCCCATCTTCAGCGGCTTGGCGATTGCCCTGATTTTCGGTCTGTTCGTCGCCACCATTTTAACGCTCTGGATCATTCCCCTACTCTACTTCATCCTGGCACGACCGGTTGAAAAAGCCAGAGGCACAACCAGCGGGTGA
- a CDS encoding transporter substrate-binding domain-containing protein, with the protein MSRKESKIWLGIMALVLLLTGPGPGVIGYARAETVKVAVSISIPPFFIKEIDSGIEMEIIRQAFKRGGHEVLPVFFRAGPRITSYQDGKVACASTVTTESGLKGVYSDPVITMETVAISLASRGLTIQNIQDLSHLNIIAFKGAKNILGAQFVNAIQNNLHYRERLKNEIQPVLLYRKRVDVVLSDGMIFQYYRNKMAERVDVTQPITAHHIFPPQNFSLICHDPLLIDAFNRGLAQIKASGLYGRIHDRFTREIFDQRLENREEPR; encoded by the coding sequence ATGAGCAGAAAAGAGAGCAAGATCTGGCTTGGGATCATGGCCCTGGTTCTGTTACTGACAGGCCCAGGCCCTGGTGTCATTGGCTACGCCCGGGCTGAAACCGTCAAGGTGGCTGTATCCATCTCCATTCCGCCGTTTTTTATCAAGGAGATCGACAGCGGCATCGAGATGGAAATTATCCGCCAGGCCTTTAAACGGGGTGGCCACGAAGTGCTCCCGGTTTTTTTCCGGGCCGGTCCTCGCATCACCTCCTATCAAGACGGGAAAGTCGCCTGTGCCAGCACCGTCACTACCGAATCGGGTCTCAAGGGGGTCTATTCCGATCCGGTCATCACCATGGAGACCGTGGCCATTTCCCTGGCTTCCAGAGGCCTCACCATCCAAAATATCCAGGATTTAAGCCACCTGAATATCATCGCCTTTAAGGGGGCGAAAAATATTCTCGGCGCTCAATTTGTCAATGCGATCCAGAATAATCTTCACTACCGGGAACGACTCAAAAATGAAATTCAGCCGGTACTCCTCTACCGCAAACGGGTGGATGTGGTGCTCTCGGATGGGATGATTTTTCAATATTATCGCAACAAGATGGCCGAGCGGGTGGATGTCACCCAGCCCATCACCGCCCACCATATCTTTCCCCCACAAAATTTCAGCCTGATCTGTCACGACCCCCTCCTGATCGACGCGTTCAATCGAGGCTTGGCCCAGATCAAAGCCAGCGGGCTTTATGGTCGGATTCATGATCGTTTTACCCGGGAAATTTTTGATCAAAGGTTGGAAAACAGGGAAGAGCCCCGCTAA
- a CDS encoding cation:dicarboxylase symporter family transporter: MTTTPGNKHPLAWMMNPWVVLAAVIIGTTIGVTNKPLALMLEPVGEVYLALLEMCVLPLLITAIISGLGRLLGPNAPPVHIKRLLIFHVSGLMLAAGVGILVGHLLVPGIGHDQEAQSTLGQHLPAMEHPDEERLQPMEKPTLARLLVEIVPKNVVATISQGPSLAVLFFSILFGIALGRSRGEAGEVVLVMVEGVYGVFLKIIFGVLYALPIGLVGLFAGQIAQTGTDILVVLLDLILACMLGSALLVAVYALTIWWAVGGGFINTFRLFRQPLVIALTSSAFATIPSALQTFQQGLSLPRDSTNLIYPLGINLNRHGSVFQFALVTLFTAQLYGVPLAGQDLIVVWIGAMLAGMAALAGLPGLGMLGVVLQFMGLPSQEAIILITSIDSILVPMLVLVTVYANCALTVLVCRKERSQPSSRS; the protein is encoded by the coding sequence ATGACGACCACACCGGGCAATAAACACCCTCTGGCGTGGATGATGAATCCCTGGGTGGTGTTGGCGGCGGTGATCATCGGCACCACCATCGGTGTCACCAACAAACCCCTGGCCCTGATGCTGGAGCCTGTCGGCGAGGTCTATCTGGCCTTGCTGGAAATGTGCGTCCTGCCGCTTCTGATCACTGCGATCATCTCTGGCCTGGGTCGTCTGTTGGGCCCCAACGCCCCGCCTGTTCACATCAAACGCCTGCTGATATTCCATGTCAGCGGTTTGATGCTGGCGGCAGGAGTCGGAATATTGGTGGGGCATCTGCTGGTACCAGGCATCGGCCATGATCAGGAGGCCCAATCCACCCTGGGTCAACATCTGCCTGCCATGGAGCACCCGGATGAGGAACGCCTGCAGCCGATGGAAAAACCCACTTTGGCCCGGCTGTTGGTTGAGATAGTCCCCAAAAATGTCGTCGCCACCATCAGCCAGGGTCCGAGTTTGGCGGTGCTCTTTTTTTCCATCCTCTTCGGCATTGCCCTGGGTCGATCCCGAGGGGAGGCGGGGGAAGTGGTATTGGTGATGGTGGAAGGGGTTTATGGGGTCTTCCTGAAAATTATTTTTGGGGTTCTCTACGCCCTGCCTATCGGTCTGGTGGGGCTTTTTGCCGGACAGATTGCCCAAACCGGCACCGATATCCTGGTGGTTTTGCTGGACCTCATTCTGGCCTGTATGTTAGGCAGCGCCCTGTTGGTGGCGGTCTATGCCTTGACCATCTGGTGGGCGGTGGGTGGTGGTTTCATCAATACCTTTCGACTGTTTCGCCAGCCCCTGGTCATTGCCCTGACATCCAGCGCCTTTGCCACCATTCCCTCAGCTCTCCAAACTTTCCAGCAGGGGCTCTCCCTCCCCCGGGACAGCACCAACCTGATCTACCCTCTGGGCATCAACTTAAACCGTCACGGTTCGGTCTTTCAGTTTGCCCTGGTCACCCTCTTTACAGCCCAGCTATATGGCGTACCCCTGGCAGGTCAGGATCTGATCGTCGTCTGGATTGGGGCCATGTTGGCGGGCATGGCAGCCTTGGCGGGCTTGCCGGGATTGGGCATGCTGGGGGTGGTGCTGCAATTTATGGGGCTGCCCAGCCAGGAGGCGATTATTTTGATCACCTCCATCGACTCCATCCTGGTGCCGATGTTGGTGTTGGTCACGGTCTATGCCAACTGCGCCCTCACGGTTTTGGTCTGCCGCAAAGAGAGGTCACAGCCGTCATCCCGATCCTGA
- a CDS encoding cation:dicarboxylase symporter family transporter, whose protein sequence is MSEKSRFRNFLHFLKSPWAVLVGASCGVYLGLWQEEVVPVIAPLGHAYLSILKMCVLPILVTAISVSLGRLMRSDVSGPYLRRMAIIFMVAMLLTSLVGILSGAVGKPGVDLDQKTMATLGTIIQKEADNPVLEVTLSEQVAKVEGPLSLGSIFLGMLPDNIFYALSVGANMKVLVFALLFGLAAGFIESHSADVLFDLLEAIHRTFEILIRWLIYALPFGLCGLLADQSASVGVEMFLAMTRFVGVAWIAFGVMFVFSGGIVFFRSGQAMATLFRTLRDPAIIAFATGNSLAAIPSTIRAMGEGGLRFEKRSVGLLVPLSVTLCRFGPILYFAVAGIFVSQLYQAQLGLAQMAMVMVGAVLAGMATAGAAGVATLAMLAVVLDPLGLPLDAVLVLFVVVDPVTAPFRSLTNVLTACAVTSLVAKPGFDPNLYSGKNDRRQRATQTKAERRVLNNAKKPDHAQA, encoded by the coding sequence ATGTCCGAAAAATCAAGATTTCGAAATTTTCTTCACTTTTTAAAGAGCCCCTGGGCCGTCCTGGTGGGAGCTTCCTGTGGGGTCTATCTCGGCCTCTGGCAAGAGGAGGTCGTGCCCGTCATTGCTCCCCTGGGCCATGCTTATCTCAGCATTCTGAAAATGTGTGTCCTGCCCATCCTGGTAACGGCCATTTCCGTCAGTCTGGGGCGTCTGATGCGCTCCGATGTCAGTGGTCCCTACCTCAGACGCATGGCGATTATTTTTATGGTGGCCATGCTGCTGACGAGCTTGGTGGGTATCCTGAGTGGTGCCGTTGGCAAACCCGGTGTGGATCTGGATCAAAAAACCATGGCCACCTTGGGTACCATCATCCAAAAAGAGGCCGATAACCCGGTTTTGGAGGTGACCCTGTCGGAGCAGGTTGCCAAGGTCGAGGGGCCCCTCTCCCTGGGGAGCATTTTTTTGGGTATGCTGCCCGATAATATTTTTTATGCCCTGAGCGTAGGCGCCAACATGAAGGTTTTGGTGTTTGCCCTGTTGTTCGGTTTGGCCGCAGGCTTTATTGAAAGCCACTCTGCGGATGTTCTGTTTGACTTGCTGGAAGCCATTCATCGCACTTTTGAAATATTGATTCGCTGGCTGATCTATGCGCTCCCTTTTGGGCTGTGTGGACTCCTCGCCGACCAATCCGCCAGTGTGGGGGTGGAGATGTTTTTGGCCATGACCCGGTTTGTGGGGGTGGCGTGGATCGCTTTTGGGGTGATGTTCGTTTTCAGTGGTGGGATCGTTTTTTTTCGCTCCGGACAAGCCATGGCGACCCTGTTTCGTACTCTCCGGGATCCGGCCATCATTGCCTTTGCCACCGGCAACAGCCTGGCGGCCATTCCCTCCACCATCCGCGCCATGGGGGAGGGGGGCTTGCGGTTTGAAAAGCGCTCTGTCGGTTTGCTGGTCCCCCTGAGCGTGACCCTCTGTCGATTTGGGCCGATTCTCTATTTTGCGGTGGCGGGGATTTTTGTCAGTCAGCTCTATCAGGCCCAATTGGGGCTGGCTCAGATGGCCATGGTGATGGTCGGCGCCGTGCTGGCGGGGATGGCAACGGCGGGTGCGGCTGGTGTCGCCACCCTGGCCATGCTGGCGGTGGTTTTGGACCCCTTGGGGCTGCCTTTGGATGCGGTGTTGGTGCTGTTCGTGGTGGTGGATCCTGTGACCGCCCCGTTTCGCTCTCTGACCAATGTCTTGACGGCTTGTGCGGTGACGTCCCTGGTGGCCAAACCGGGATTTGATCCGAATCTCTATTCCGGTAAAAACGACCGCAGGCAGAGGGCTACTCAGACCAAAGCAGAGCGCCGGGTTTTAAACAACGCAAAAAAACCGGATCACGCCCAGGCTTGA